From a region of the Pirellulales bacterium genome:
- a CDS encoding helix-hairpin-helix domain-containing protein: MSHLSPDKSPPRWLLRRLDQVAIAGLSLFALAAMGAFWLAHSGHRGRLIEIDRADPLKIEFLVDVNQADWPEITTLPDVGETLAKRIVDDRRQRGPFASIDDLQRVRGIGPKTFERMRPYVRTITPESAVVRK; encoded by the coding sequence ATGTCGCACTTAAGCCCAGATAAGTCGCCGCCGCGTTGGCTCTTGCGCCGCCTCGATCAAGTGGCGATTGCCGGGCTGTCTCTTTTTGCGCTCGCGGCAATGGGCGCATTTTGGCTCGCTCACAGTGGACATCGCGGCCGACTCATTGAAATCGACCGCGCCGATCCGTTGAAAATCGAGTTCTTGGTCGATGTGAATCAGGCCGATTGGCCCGAGATAACGACGCTTCCCGACGTCGGCGAAACGCTCGCCAAACGCATCGTCGATGACCGCCGCCAGCGCGGTCCGTTCGCTTCGATCGATGATCTGCAGCGAGTCCGGGGCATCGGGCCAAAGACCTTTGAACGAATGAGGCCCTATGTGCGCACGATTACGCCGGAGAGCGCAGTGGTGAGAAAATAA
- a CDS encoding type II toxin-antitoxin system VapC family toxin, whose product MIILDTDHATVLRYPEHSQFAHLTAKMEYSVDQDFAFTAITIEEQMRGWLAAIRRARAVHNLILYYTRLIGLVRFLEKWKILPFHEPAADRFEALRKGRIRIGTQDLKIASIALDENVLLLSANLRDFQQAPGLQVENWLH is encoded by the coding sequence ATGATCATCCTCGACACCGATCACGCGACGGTGCTGCGCTATCCTGAGCATTCGCAGTTTGCGCACCTCACCGCAAAGATGGAGTACTCGGTAGATCAGGATTTTGCGTTTACCGCCATTACCATCGAAGAACAAATGCGTGGTTGGCTGGCAGCCATCCGCCGCGCGCGTGCTGTTCACAACCTAATTCTATATTACACGCGGCTCATTGGTCTGGTCCGATTTCTGGAAAAGTGGAAGATTTTGCCGTTCCATGAGCCGGCCGCGGATCGGTTCGAGGCACTGCGGAAGGGCCGAATTCGCATCGGCACGCAGGATTTGAAAATCGCTTCGATTGCACTGGATGAAAATGTGTTGCTGCTCTCGGCGAACTTGCGAGATTTCCAACAAGCGCCTGGGTTGCAGGTGGAAAATTGGCTGCACTGA
- the folD gene encoding bifunctional methylenetetrahydrofolate dehydrogenase/methenyltetrahydrofolate cyclohydrolase FolD has translation MTARILDGKSLAATLQTDIATRVAEFKTATGITPCLAAVLVGDDPASEVYVRNKQRGCERVGMSSQLHRLPASATESELLELIGRLNDSPAEQPVHGILVQLPLPKHIHESHILDAVLPLKDVDAFHPENVGRIVQGRPRFLPCTPHGIQQLLVCGGIETAGKHVVVLGRSEIVGKPMALMLVQHGPGADATVTICHSRTQHLAELTRQADILIVAIGKPRFVTADMVKPGAAVIDVGINRAGGKLCGDVDFDCVAQVAAAITPVPGGVGPLTIAMLLENTLRAAKLQLTA, from the coding sequence ATGACCGCGCGAATTTTGGATGGCAAATCGTTGGCGGCGACATTGCAAACGGATATTGCCACGCGCGTGGCGGAGTTCAAGACCGCCACGGGCATCACGCCCTGTCTGGCCGCGGTACTCGTTGGCGACGATCCGGCCAGCGAAGTCTACGTTCGCAACAAACAGCGCGGATGCGAACGCGTTGGCATGTCGAGTCAACTTCATCGATTGCCGGCGAGTGCGACCGAGAGCGAGTTGCTTGAATTGATCGGTCGATTGAACGATTCGCCGGCCGAGCAACCCGTGCATGGCATTTTGGTGCAACTGCCGCTGCCCAAGCACATCCACGAATCGCACATCCTCGATGCCGTCCTGCCGCTCAAGGACGTCGATGCGTTCCATCCCGAGAATGTCGGTCGCATCGTGCAAGGTCGGCCGCGGTTTTTGCCCTGCACGCCGCATGGTATTCAACAATTGTTGGTTTGCGGCGGCATTGAAACGGCGGGAAAGCATGTGGTCGTCCTCGGTCGAAGTGAGATCGTGGGCAAGCCGATGGCACTGATGCTCGTCCAACACGGCCCCGGTGCCGATGCGACCGTGACAATCTGCCACAGCCGCACGCAACATCTGGCCGAACTGACGCGCCAGGCCGATATTTTGATCGTCGCCATTGGCAAGCCGCGCTTCGTGACGGCCGACATGGTGAAGCCGGGCGCGGCCGTGATCGACGTTGGCATCAACCGCGCCGGCGGCAAACTCTGCGGCGACGTCGATTTCGACTGCGTCGCGCAAGTCGCAGCAGCGATTACTCCCGTCCCCGGCGGCGTCGGGCCGCTGACGATCGCGATGCTACTGGAGAACACATTACGGGCCGCGAAGCTGCAATTGACCGCGTAA
- a CDS encoding NADPH-dependent assimilatory sulfite reductase hemoprotein subunit — MSEPQSAAEKLSAIEAIKSSSHLLRGTIAQELVDGNDNFGKDNVQLLKFHGTYQQDDREQRTRREGGKSARTYIFMVRSRIPGGKLTSDQLLGELDICEQLAGGTLRITSRQGLQIHGVPKRELHATIRRINEIKLCTLAACGDVNRNVMCCPAPHHGDPVHVEMQALATRLALHFAPKTGAYHELWLRDLASGEEQYLGGSNEHPPTRLARGGNGQIDDPSRSPLAGAQVWHANGHSANGHASGNGHATNGHANGAVEHESIYGAAYLPRKFKMAVGLPGDNCVDMYANDLAFMAICQDWKIVGYNLLVGGSMGVTPSVAKTFPAVAKRLAFIEPHEAIDVATAIVKVQRDFGNRSDRKVARLKYLLANRGLEWFKAKVEEYYGKPLAEPNPEDVWGFDDHLGWHDQGDGRWFYGLNIENGRLLDNDEVQLKAALREVCHTFRPGIRLTSHQSILFTDLSAEAREPLEATLRKHGVKLSEQISNVRRWSMACVAYPTCGLSITEAERALPSVIDELEIELAKLGLARETFTVRMTGCPNGCARPYNCDIGLVGKTAGKYTVFLGGRLLGDRLNTLYKDLVPTEEIVPTLVPLLMYFKAERHDGETFGDFCHRKGMADLANWAEQFALQTVAV, encoded by the coding sequence ATGTCCGAACCCCAGAGCGCTGCCGAAAAACTCTCCGCCATCGAAGCGATCAAGTCGAGCAGCCACTTGCTGCGCGGCACGATTGCGCAGGAATTGGTGGATGGCAACGACAATTTTGGCAAAGACAATGTCCAATTGCTGAAGTTTCACGGCACCTACCAACAGGATGACCGCGAACAACGGACGCGGCGCGAGGGGGGAAAAAGCGCTCGAACGTACATCTTTATGGTCCGCTCGCGCATTCCTGGCGGCAAGCTGACGAGCGATCAACTGCTCGGCGAACTCGATATCTGCGAACAGTTGGCAGGCGGCACATTGCGGATTACCAGCCGGCAAGGCTTGCAGATTCACGGTGTGCCGAAGCGCGAATTGCACGCGACCATTCGGCGAATCAACGAAATCAAGCTTTGCACGCTCGCGGCCTGCGGCGATGTAAATCGCAATGTCATGTGCTGCCCAGCGCCGCACCACGGCGATCCGGTCCATGTCGAAATGCAAGCGCTGGCCACTCGGTTGGCGCTGCACTTTGCTCCGAAAACCGGCGCTTATCACGAACTGTGGCTGCGCGATTTGGCCAGCGGCGAAGAACAATATCTCGGCGGCTCGAATGAGCATCCGCCCACCCGACTCGCTCGAGGGGGAAATGGTCAAATCGACGACCCTTCTCGCAGCCCTCTGGCGGGTGCGCAGGTTTGGCACGCGAACGGCCACTCGGCGAATGGGCACGCTTCCGGCAACGGGCATGCCACGAACGGTCACGCCAACGGCGCGGTCGAGCACGAGTCGATCTACGGCGCAGCCTATTTGCCGCGAAAGTTCAAAATGGCCGTCGGTTTGCCAGGCGATAATTGCGTCGATATGTACGCCAACGATCTGGCGTTCATGGCCATCTGCCAAGATTGGAAAATCGTTGGATACAACTTGCTCGTCGGCGGCAGCATGGGAGTGACGCCGAGTGTCGCGAAGACCTTTCCCGCGGTGGCCAAGCGGCTGGCGTTCATCGAGCCACACGAGGCGATCGACGTGGCCACGGCCATCGTCAAAGTGCAGCGCGATTTCGGCAACCGATCCGACCGTAAAGTGGCCCGCTTGAAATACCTCCTCGCCAATCGCGGGCTTGAATGGTTCAAAGCCAAAGTCGAAGAATATTACGGCAAGCCGCTGGCCGAGCCAAATCCGGAAGACGTCTGGGGCTTCGACGATCATCTCGGTTGGCACGATCAAGGCGACGGCCGCTGGTTCTATGGGCTGAATATCGAAAACGGTCGGCTGCTCGACAACGACGAAGTGCAACTGAAAGCCGCGCTGCGGGAGGTTTGCCATACCTTCAGGCCCGGCATTCGCTTGACGTCGCATCAAAGCATTTTGTTCACCGATTTATCGGCGGAAGCGCGCGAACCGCTCGAAGCGACGTTGCGCAAGCACGGCGTGAAGCTGTCGGAACAGATTTCCAATGTCCGCCGCTGGTCGATGGCCTGCGTGGCGTATCCGACGTGTGGATTATCGATAACCGAGGCCGAACGAGCGCTGCCGAGCGTGATCGACGAATTGGAAATCGAACTGGCGAAGCTCGGCTTGGCCCGCGAAACCTTCACGGTCCGCATGACTGGTTGCCCCAACGGCTGCGCCCGTCCGTACAACTGCGACATCGGCCTGGTTGGTAAGACCGCCGGAAAGTACACCGTCTTCCTGGGCGGACGCCTGCTCGGCGATCGACTCAACACGCTCTATAAGGATCTCGTTCCGACCGAAGAGATTGTTCCGACGCTGGTGCCGCTGTTGATGTACTTCAAAGCAGAGCGGCACGATGGCGAAACCTTCGGCGACTTCTGCCACCGCAAGGGCATGGCCGACCTGGCGAATTGGGCCGAGCAATTTGCACTGCAAACGGTTGCGGTGTGA
- a CDS encoding phosphatidylglycerophosphatase A: METPGVRKTANWMHPAVVIATGWWFGRMPVAPGTFGALLGLPLAWGISVVESPWLQIAIIAILFAVSVPICTAAAEQLGGKKDPGAIVLDEIVSLPVTFFLVPREQLERPWVLVAGFVLHRLFDITKPPPARQLEHLPTGLGIMADDIAAGIYSWIGLHLLINWLGIT; encoded by the coding sequence ATGGAAACTCCTGGAGTGCGAAAAACAGCGAATTGGATGCATCCGGCCGTCGTGATTGCGACCGGATGGTGGTTTGGCCGCATGCCAGTAGCGCCTGGCACATTTGGAGCGCTGCTCGGCCTGCCTTTGGCTTGGGGTATTTCGGTGGTCGAGAGTCCGTGGCTTCAAATAGCCATCATTGCGATCTTGTTCGCGGTTTCCGTTCCGATCTGTACCGCCGCGGCGGAGCAGCTCGGCGGCAAGAAAGACCCTGGCGCAATCGTGCTCGACGAGATCGTGAGCCTGCCGGTGACGTTTTTTCTTGTGCCGCGCGAGCAGTTGGAGCGGCCGTGGGTCTTGGTGGCCGGATTCGTATTGCATCGATTGTTCGACATTACGAAGCCGCCTCCGGCGCGGCAGTTGGAGCATCTGCCGACGGGACTGGGGATCATGGCCGACGACATCGCGGCTGGCATCTATTCTTGGATTGGATTGCATCTGCTGATAAATTGGCTTGGAATAACATGA
- a CDS encoding DNA-3-methyladenine glycosylase I has translation MPKPLIRCPWPPVDDPLYIEYHDTEWGVPVYDDRKLFEFIVLEVFQAGLSWRTVLHKRQNFRKAFAGFDYRRVADFTAREVKRLVGNEGIIRNRAKIEAAVNNAQRLLEVRNEFGTFAKYMWLWVDGRPIVNRHRTMKDCKPYTDEAVAWAADLKQRGFKFLGPTVIYAHMQAVGMVNDHLVDCFRYREVQRLRRHPLG, from the coding sequence ATGCCCAAACCACTCATTCGTTGCCCGTGGCCCCCTGTCGATGATCCGCTGTACATCGAGTATCACGACACCGAATGGGGCGTCCCGGTGTACGATGACCGCAAGTTGTTCGAGTTTATTGTGCTCGAAGTCTTTCAAGCCGGGCTGTCGTGGCGAACCGTGCTCCACAAGCGTCAGAATTTTCGCAAGGCGTTCGCGGGCTTTGATTATCGCAGGGTAGCCGACTTTACGGCTCGAGAGGTAAAGCGTCTGGTTGGGAATGAAGGCATCATCCGCAATCGGGCGAAAATCGAGGCGGCCGTGAACAACGCCCAACGGCTCTTGGAAGTGCGCAATGAATTCGGCACGTTTGCCAAATACATGTGGTTGTGGGTCGACGGCCGGCCGATCGTCAATCGCCATCGCACGATGAAAGATTGCAAGCCTTACACCGACGAAGCCGTCGCATGGGCAGCAGACCTCAAACAGCGTGGCTTCAAGTTTCTCGGACCCACCGTGATATACGCACACATGCAGGCAGTCGGCATGGTCAACGATCACCTGGTGGATTGCTTTCGTTATCGAGAAGTACAACGGCTGCGACGCCATCCGCTTGGTTAG
- a CDS encoding dicarboxylate/amino acid:cation symporter, whose product MRGSLPHSQRLETVSAAPTMLEKPHLLENAQTPSRGLLTRYRAVPLYLRILIAFVLGAVLGLLLGQTAEPLKWGSQIVLRFLGALAPALILVAVMDSILNANIQSRSAARLAFLLLLNTLVAILIGLVVVNLVRPGEREHPSVASATKLAGGTGAGPAANTERKQPTAGELGEQLIGNIPKSVLEPLVTNNVIGVVFLAVAFGVAFRKLSTSHDLAIINQFISLSFKAIVVVLHWVIDLVPLAVFCTVAATVGEQGFSPLLDLMWFVVAVLIALAGQVAWYLARIHFGCWARPWDVVRGVRDALVMAFSTASSTATMPVTYACLRDKVGLREDSASMGALVGSNFNNDGTALYEAVAALFVAQVYSIELSLWHQLVVVVMAIVASIGAAGIPEAGLVTMTLVFKAVGLPLEYIPLLIPVDWFLDRCRTAINVLGDVNVSCMFEGKIRSAPAAEAATAAVPQDAPTP is encoded by the coding sequence ATGCGCGGATCTTTACCGCATAGCCAGCGGCTGGAAACCGTCTCGGCCGCACCCACGATGCTTGAAAAACCGCACTTACTCGAAAACGCTCAGACGCCGTCGCGGGGGCTGCTCACCCGGTACCGGGCGGTGCCGCTGTATTTGCGCATCTTGATCGCCTTTGTCCTCGGCGCGGTTTTAGGTTTGCTGCTAGGCCAAACCGCCGAACCCTTGAAATGGGGTAGCCAAATTGTGCTGCGATTCTTGGGAGCGCTTGCGCCGGCGCTCATCCTCGTCGCCGTCATGGATTCAATCCTGAACGCCAATATCCAAAGTCGCAGCGCAGCTCGGTTGGCATTTCTGCTGTTGTTGAACACCTTGGTGGCAATCTTGATCGGCCTCGTGGTCGTCAATCTCGTTCGGCCAGGAGAACGCGAGCATCCAAGCGTTGCGTCCGCAACCAAACTGGCTGGTGGCACCGGCGCTGGGCCTGCCGCCAACACGGAGCGAAAACAACCGACCGCCGGAGAACTGGGTGAACAATTGATCGGCAACATCCCCAAGAGCGTCTTGGAGCCGCTGGTGACCAACAACGTCATCGGCGTGGTGTTTCTGGCTGTCGCATTTGGCGTTGCCTTTCGCAAGCTGTCCACGTCACACGATTTGGCAATCATCAATCAGTTTATCTCGCTGTCGTTCAAGGCAATCGTCGTCGTCCTGCACTGGGTCATCGACTTAGTGCCGCTGGCCGTGTTTTGCACGGTGGCGGCAACCGTGGGAGAACAAGGGTTTTCGCCGCTGCTAGACCTGATGTGGTTTGTGGTGGCCGTGTTGATCGCGCTGGCAGGGCAAGTCGCGTGGTATTTGGCGCGCATTCATTTCGGCTGTTGGGCAAGGCCGTGGGATGTCGTTCGCGGCGTGCGCGACGCCTTGGTGATGGCGTTTTCGACCGCCAGCAGTACGGCAACCATGCCCGTCACCTATGCGTGTCTGCGAGACAAGGTTGGCCTGCGCGAGGACTCCGCCTCGATGGGCGCACTCGTAGGCTCAAACTTCAACAACGACGGCACCGCCCTCTACGAAGCGGTAGCCGCACTGTTCGTCGCCCAAGTCTACTCGATCGAACTGTCGCTGTGGCATCAATTGGTCGTCGTCGTCATGGCGATTGTCGCTTCGATCGGCGCTGCGGGAATTCCTGAAGCGGGCCTGGTGACAATGACGCTCGTCTTTAAGGCCGTCGGGCTGCCTCTCGAATATATTCCGCTTCTGATTCCTGTCGATTGGTTCCTCGACCGCTGTCGCACGGCGATCAATGTGCTGGGCGATGTGAATGTTTCCTGCATGTTTGAAGGGAAAATAAGGTCAGCACCGGCGGCAGAAGCCGCGACCGCCGCCGTACCGCAAGATGCGCCAACACCGTAA
- a CDS encoding MFS transporter, with the protein MRLETSTPSAHSGEAETVGQTEGKPANSPTQPLIHLHRGWVTAALMTVMVLAAMEMTITSTAMPTIIGELHGLEHYAWVTSVYLLMCTVTMPLYGRLADALGRKPVVLFSIGLFCGASVLASTSQSMWQLIVYRGLQGLGAGGIMPVVLTILGDIFTLEERAKIQGWFSAVWGTSALAGPAIGAVLVNAFGWRSIFFVNLPLGALGLGVLAWHYHDREQPQATSLDLPGVALLAIACSALLGLVSVVGSTDSPWLVASLLLAVFVVGFAWFVRVERRASNPIFPLELMMHRGIGPALVGSALMGVLFFGVETYVPLYVQGTTGGDASAAAGVITPLMFAWAASGIFVAPLLIRWGFRRVAVAGSLLAAISFTGLVACAVAEASGWVLASVLVVGGVGFGSVSMPYLLSAQDVVAWGQRGIVTSAIQFFRTMGGAVGIGLLGMLFNVLAAAQMEQLRSLGVSPASIMDPHTRSTLPSESLAIVRTMIDSGLTWVFVAMALLAMIQVLVTLLMPRSHGKAMVEVDPLEAMQS; encoded by the coding sequence GTGAGACTTGAGACCTCGACACCATCGGCGCACAGCGGCGAAGCCGAGACAGTCGGGCAAACGGAGGGAAAGCCTGCCAATTCGCCGACCCAGCCACTGATTCATCTGCATCGCGGCTGGGTGACGGCCGCCTTGATGACCGTGATGGTGCTGGCGGCCATGGAAATGACCATTACCAGCACGGCCATGCCGACAATCATCGGCGAACTGCACGGGCTGGAGCACTATGCTTGGGTCACTTCGGTTTACTTGCTGATGTGTACGGTGACCATGCCGCTCTATGGCCGCCTGGCCGATGCGTTGGGTCGCAAGCCGGTCGTGCTGTTTTCGATCGGCTTGTTCTGCGGCGCATCGGTGCTGGCGTCCACCTCGCAGTCGATGTGGCAATTGATTGTGTACCGCGGTCTTCAAGGTTTGGGAGCCGGGGGCATCATGCCCGTCGTGCTGACGATTTTGGGCGATATCTTCACGCTCGAAGAGCGGGCCAAGATTCAAGGTTGGTTTAGCGCTGTTTGGGGCACTTCGGCGCTGGCTGGACCGGCCATCGGCGCGGTTTTGGTGAATGCGTTCGGCTGGCGATCGATCTTCTTTGTGAATCTGCCGCTGGGCGCGCTGGGACTTGGCGTGTTGGCATGGCACTATCACGATCGAGAGCAGCCGCAGGCGACCAGTCTCGATTTGCCGGGGGTTGCGCTGTTGGCCATCGCATGTTCGGCGCTGTTGGGATTGGTATCCGTGGTGGGATCGACGGACTCGCCTTGGCTGGTCGCGTCGCTGCTGTTGGCCGTTTTCGTGGTGGGATTTGCCTGGTTTGTGCGCGTCGAGCGGCGAGCGAGCAATCCGATTTTCCCGCTCGAACTCATGATGCACCGCGGCATCGGCCCAGCGCTGGTCGGCAGCGCGCTGATGGGCGTGTTGTTCTTCGGCGTCGAAACCTACGTTCCGCTTTATGTACAAGGAACCACCGGCGGCGACGCATCGGCCGCCGCGGGCGTGATAACGCCGCTGATGTTCGCCTGGGCCGCTAGCGGTATCTTTGTCGCGCCGCTGCTGATTCGCTGGGGATTTCGCCGCGTTGCCGTGGCCGGCAGCCTGCTGGCGGCGATCAGCTTTACGGGCTTGGTGGCCTGCGCGGTGGCGGAGGCGTCTGGCTGGGTGTTGGCGAGCGTGCTTGTGGTCGGCGGCGTGGGGTTTGGCTCGGTCTCGATGCCGTACTTGCTGTCCGCCCAAGATGTCGTCGCTTGGGGACAGCGTGGCATCGTCACCAGCGCGATTCAATTCTTTCGTACGATGGGGGGTGCGGTGGGCATCGGTTTGTTGGGGATGCTGTTCAACGTGCTGGCTGCCGCGCAGATGGAACAGTTGCGCAGCCTGGGCGTCAGCCCGGCGTCGATCATGGATCCACACACGCGATCGACATTGCCGTCCGAGTCGCTGGCGATCGTTCGAACGATGATCGATTCCGGATTGACCTGGGTGTTTGTGGCCATGGCGCTGCTGGCGATGATCCAAGTCTTGGTCACGCTGCTGATGCCGCGCTCGCACGGCAAAGCGATGGTGGAGGTCGATCCGCTGGAAGCGATGCAGAGTTGA
- the ruvB gene encoding Holliday junction branch migration DNA helicase RuvB has translation MREAILQPPHDDLPEEDDRLLRPQRMGEMVGQREVAERVGIAVDASRKRGEVLGHILFDGPPGLGKTTFATCIPRDLGVSCQIASGAALMAPKDLVPYLSNAEEGSVLFIDEIHRLPKAVEEFLYPAMEDFRIDITLGEGVNARTINMPLRPFTLIGATTRTGLLSAPLRDRFQMREHLDFYTVEELSEIVRRSSAKLRVKIDDRSAREIAARSRGTPRLANNRLRWVRDYATSRANGEITLTVAQAALEMQGIDTLGLDGQDRKYLDTIARVFHGGPVGVEAVAHTLNTAPDTLSDEVEPFLLRSELVIRTPRGRKLTPMGYDHLGMSAPDESNGPQGRLFN, from the coding sequence ATGCGCGAAGCCATTTTGCAACCGCCGCACGACGATCTTCCCGAGGAAGACGACCGCTTGCTCCGCCCGCAGCGGATGGGAGAGATGGTCGGGCAGCGCGAAGTAGCCGAGCGCGTCGGTATCGCGGTCGATGCTTCGCGCAAGCGAGGTGAAGTGCTTGGGCACATTCTCTTCGATGGGCCGCCAGGATTGGGCAAAACGACCTTTGCCACGTGCATTCCACGCGATCTGGGCGTGAGTTGCCAAATTGCCAGCGGGGCGGCGCTCATGGCCCCGAAAGACCTCGTGCCCTATCTGTCGAACGCCGAGGAAGGCTCGGTGCTATTTATCGACGAGATTCACCGGCTCCCCAAGGCGGTCGAAGAGTTTTTGTATCCGGCGATGGAGGATTTCCGGATCGACATCACCCTGGGCGAAGGGGTGAATGCCCGCACGATCAACATGCCGCTGCGACCCTTTACGCTGATCGGCGCGACGACGCGAACCGGCCTGCTGTCGGCCCCGCTGCGCGACCGGTTCCAGATGCGCGAGCATCTCGACTTTTATACGGTTGAAGAGTTGAGCGAGATCGTCCGCCGCAGTTCGGCCAAGCTGCGCGTGAAGATCGACGACCGCAGCGCTCGCGAAATCGCGGCTCGCAGCCGCGGCACGCCGCGGCTGGCGAACAATCGCCTCCGCTGGGTGCGCGATTATGCCACCAGCCGCGCGAACGGCGAGATCACACTTACGGTGGCCCAAGCCGCACTGGAAATGCAAGGCATCGACACACTCGGTCTCGACGGGCAGGACCGTAAATATCTCGATACGATCGCCCGCGTGTTTCACGGCGGCCCGGTCGGCGTGGAAGCGGTTGCCCACACGCTCAATACCGCTCCCGATACGCTCTCCGACGAAGTTGAGCCGTTTCTGTTGCGCAGCGAACTGGTGATTCGCACACCCCGCGGCAGAAAGCTGACGCCGATGGGCTACGACCATTTGGGCATGTCCGCGCCCGATGAATCGAATGGGCCGCAGGGGCGACTGTTTAACTAA
- a CDS encoding DUF488 domain-containing protein, whose protein sequence is MEIYSIGFTQKSAAEFFGKLTAAGVRQLVDVRLNNSSQLAGFAKRGDLTFFLKELCGAVYLHEPLLTPTSDMLGAYKKQKGAWQEYERRFLDLMADRQIENALDRRLFTTPTVLLCSEPTADHCHRRLVLEYLHNRWENLCITHL, encoded by the coding sequence ATGGAAATCTATTCGATCGGTTTTACCCAAAAATCCGCCGCCGAGTTCTTTGGAAAGTTGACGGCGGCCGGCGTACGACAACTGGTCGACGTGCGGCTGAACAACTCGTCGCAATTGGCGGGCTTCGCCAAACGCGGCGACTTGACATTCTTTCTCAAGGAGTTGTGTGGCGCGGTCTATCTCCACGAGCCACTGTTGACACCGACGTCGGATATGCTGGGGGCCTATAAGAAGCAAAAAGGCGCATGGCAAGAATACGAGCGGCGATTTCTCGACTTGATGGCCGACCGCCAGATCGAGAACGCGCTCGACCGAAGATTATTCACCACGCCGACTGTACTACTCTGCAGCGAACCGACGGCAGACCATTGTCATCGCCGACTCGTGCTCGAGTATTTGCATAATCGATGGGAAAACTTGTGCATTACACATTTATGA
- a CDS encoding DUF488 domain-containing protein yields MNSTATAIYSIGHSNHSIERFLELLRQHRVQVVADTRSSPYSKYAAQFNDRELTAELRSVGIEYLFFGRQLGGRPQGDQFYDAEGRVLYSSLAESAEFRRGIEQVEQLASQKRTALLCSEENPAICHRHLLIGRVLCGRSNQVIHIRGDGQLQSYQEVVKQAADEKDHGQRTLFDVEDDAWKSIRSVLPKNPPPSSLES; encoded by the coding sequence ATGAACTCGACAGCGACCGCCATTTACTCGATCGGCCACTCGAATCACTCGATCGAACGCTTTCTGGAGTTGCTCCGGCAGCACCGCGTGCAAGTGGTGGCCGATACCCGCTCGTCGCCCTATTCCAAATACGCTGCGCAATTCAACGACCGCGAGTTGACCGCGGAATTGCGCAGCGTCGGCATCGAGTATTTGTTTTTCGGCCGGCAGCTCGGAGGCCGACCGCAGGGGGATCAGTTTTATGACGCTGAAGGGAGAGTGCTCTATTCCAGCCTGGCCGAATCGGCGGAATTTCGTCGCGGCATCGAGCAGGTCGAGCAGCTCGCGTCGCAAAAGCGAACGGCTTTGCTGTGCAGCGAAGAAAATCCGGCCATCTGCCATCGCCACTTGCTGATCGGCCGCGTGCTGTGCGGTCGCAGCAATCAAGTGATCCATATCCGCGGCGACGGCCAATTGCAATCGTATCAAGAAGTGGTCAAGCAGGCTGCCGACGAAAAGGACCACGGCCAGCGAACGCTGTTTGATGTCGAGGACGACGCATGGAAATCTATTCGATCGGTTTTACCCAAAAATCCGCCGCCGAGTTCTTTGGAAAGTTGA